TGGTGTCACTGACCTGCGTGGCCAGTGCCTGCGCATTCGCATTGGGCCGGTAACCTAATGATTCTACTGCCTGTAGCACAGTGTCACGGGTTTCCGCCGTCACCGCGCTGTTATTATTCAGGACGCGAGAAACGGTTGCCACTGAGACGCCAGCAAGGCGTGCAACATCGCGGATGGTAATCATGGACGCCCGCCGTTGAAAATAGGTAATTGCATCGTTCTTCCCGACATCTGAAGGTGTTCTGTCGGCTATTTTGTCAGGCGCGGAAGGTCAGCAGCGTGAATCTCGTCACACAGATGAAAACGGTTACATACAATTCTGTAACCTTTGTGATGGCCGTCATTATCCGGCGCGGGATTTCTCAGGCTGGGCGCCAGCGGCAAGCGCGGTCAGTTTACGCCACAGCCACTCCAGTGGCCCCTGGCGGAAATAGCGCAGCCACAGAACGGAGAACAGGATATTGATGGCCCAAACCGCCACCACCACCGCCAGCAGTTGCAGCCGATCCAGCTGCATAAACCAGCCGAAGCGATAGAACAGCGTGGTGCAGATTAGGGTCTGCATCAGGTAGTTGGTCAGCGCCATGCGCCCCACGCAACTGATGGCGTGAGTGAATTTCAGTTTCGCCAGCTGCGGCCAGTACGCAAAGCAGAGCGCGGCATAACCCAGCGCCTGCAATGGCCCGGCTAAATCACGCGGCGCCTGCAACAAAAAGCCGCACCAGCGGAAATCCCAGTGCAGATACCATTGCAGCCAGATACCCGGGAGCTGAATCAGCAGCGCCAGACTAAGCAGTATCCATGCGGTGCGGCGATAGTGCTGCGGGCTGAATTCGCCTTTCAGCCAGCCGCTACGCATCAGCGCGCCACCCATCATCATGGCGCCCGCCAGCTGCCAGCCATATTGCGCGCCCAGCGCCAGCAGGCTGGAGGAGAGATGATCGAGACGCGCCTGCGCCGCCAGCCAGCCGCCGGACAGCTTCCAGAACGCCTCATATTGCAGATCGGCTGCGCCCGGCAGCCAGGAGCTGTTTGGCTCGCCGCTGGAGATCATACTGAAAATAATCAGCACGCCAACGCCGACCAGATACAGCAGCGCACCGGTATGAAACAGTGAGCGCGTGGAAGGCACATCGCGGATCATACGCCAGGCAATCAGGCCGACGATGGCGTAATCCAGTAAAATATCGCCTTCCCAGAAAAACACTGCATGGATAAAGCCGATAATCGCCAGCCACGTCAGGCGCGACTGTAGCCAGCGCTTGCCGCGTGGCAGCAGCATTTGCAGGCCGGCGCCAAACAAAATGGCAAACAACGTCAGAAATTTAATCTGTGCAAACAGATCGAGTGTCGCCCAGGTCCAGAAATCGGACGCTGATGGCATACCGCGCCAGGCGGGATTGAGATAGGCAGCTGAAGGAAGCGCAAAACCACTGATATTAAGTAACAGGATACCGAGAACGGCGAGACCACGAATAAAATCCAGCGTGATATTGCGTTGCATTAAGCCTTCCCGTTAGCAAAGAACTGCCCTCTTACCGACGGCAAGAGGGACAAAATCAGAGACAGGCGTCGCTAATTAGCTATGACGCACCGCGCGTAAAAATTCCTGACGCGTATTCTGGCTGGATTTAAACAGGCCACCCAGTGACGTGGTGGTGGTGGCGCTGGTGGCGTCGCGAATGCCGCGTGCTTTCACGCAGTAGTGTACCGCATCAATCGAGACAGCCACATTGCTGGTGCCGAGCAGAGTCTGCAATGCCACTAAGATCTGCTGGGTCAGACGTTCCTGCACCTGCGGACGGGAAGCAAAGAACTGCACAATGCGGTTGATCTTCGACAGACCAATCACTTTCTCTTTCGGGATATAGGCTACAGTCGCCTTGCCGTCGATAATCACAAAATGGTGTTCGCAGGTGCTGGTCAGCGTGATATCACGCACCGTCACCATTTCGTCGACCTTCATCTTGTTTTCAATCACGGTAATCTTGGGGAAGTTGGCGTAATCCAGACCGGAGAAAACTTCATCGACATACATTTTGGCGATGCGATGCGGCGTCTCCGCGAGGCTGTCATCCTCCAGATCCAGATTCAGCAACTGCATGATTTCCGTCATATGACCGGTGATCAGGCGCTTGCGCGTTTCGTCGTCCATTTCACGCACTGGCGAGCGTAACGGGGTTTCCAGTCCACGCGCGAGCAGCGCGTCATGAACCAGGGCAGCTTCCTGACTTAACGTCGTCATAATGATGATTTTCTCCAGCAGGTGTTTCACCCGCCCGATGCAGCGATTCATCGGGCGGACAGGTTTCTGAAGGCGTATTCTGGAACACTCCGCCAGGTTAATCCAGTAAATCAATCTAAAATACCCAGGGTATTAGCAGGAAGACGTGTTTCATTTACCCTTACGCACCACCAGCAAGCCCGCAACCACCAGCCCGGCACCAGCCACATACAGCGCCGGTTCCAGCCGGTGGGTCAGCAGGGTGGAGAGCGCCGACAGCATCGGCCCCACCAGCTGACCGATGGCATAACCGGTGGTCAGTAAACCCGCCAGATAGCGCGCATGTTTTGGCGCCAGCTCACGGCCATACTGCAATGACAGCTGCACCACACTCAGGAAACCGCCGCCAATCAGCACCGCGCCGATCACCAGACCGCCCATGCCCGGCAGCAGGTCGGCGGCAAATACGCCCAGCGCCTGCGCCCACAGCGTGATCGCCAGGCGGGTATTTGCCGAAGAGTAATGCCGGGTGATAATCCCCAGCCCGATGCCGATCACCGCTGCGCCGCCAAAAATCGGCCAGACAAACTGCGCAAACGCGCTATCCGGGAAACGCGCCGCCGCCATCTGCGATAAAAAGGTTGCCGGCAGAATATAACCAAAGCCCGCCAGGCTGTAGCTCAGCACCAGACGTTTCAGCCGCGGCGTCAGCACCAGCGGTTCTGGCGCGCTCTCCGGGCGATGCAGCTGACCGCTACGCGGCAGGTTACGCGCTATCAAGGCAATCAGGATCAGCGCCAGCAAACCATACGCGCCCCAGGCATAGGCCGCACTGACATCCAGCGCATGCAGCAGTACCGCCAGCATTCCACTGATAAAAATCCCGGTGCCCGGACCGGCAAACACCGCCGCCGATAAGCCTGGCCGACCGTGATGCAGCAGCTGCTCATTGCTCCACGCCGCCACCAGCACCATCGCCCAGCCGCTGGCCCAGCCAATTAAAAAGCGCACCACTCCATGCCACCACGGCCCCTCAATACAGGCGGAAAGCAGGGTCAGCGCCACCGCTCCCCATACCCCGCCCTGCAGACGCCACTCCACACGGCGGCTGGCGCGCATCGCGTCATAAGAACCACACAGGTAACCGAGATAGTTAAATGCCGCGACCAATGCCGCACTGGTTAAACTAAGCTGATGTTCGTTAATCATCAGCGGAACTTGCGGGGTGAAAGCAAAACGGCCAATGCCCATTGCTACAACCAGCGATAAAAATGCGCTCAGTGCCACGCGCAGTGCCATAGATCTCTCCTGTAAAGCCGAATGCTGATTGCCACATCAGCAGGTTTTTTTTATATCAGTCTGTGTTAATGGTTGCCAGTATGATGCACGATGGTTAAAATCACAAAAAGTGAATAATCATAAGCAAGTTGCTGACGGAAAAAGAACGGATGGATTTAACCCAGTTACGCATGTTTTGTTCGGTGGCGGAAACCGGCTCGGTTGCACGTGCTGCGGAACAGCTACATCGCGTGCCCTCTAACCTGACCACCCGACTGCGTCAGCTTGAGCAGGAATTGGGCACCGATCTGTTTATCCGTGAAAAACAGCGCCTGCGCCTGTCGCCGATGGGCCATAACTTTCTCTGCTACGCCCAGCGTATCCTTGCGCTGAGCGAAGAAGCGCTGAGCATGACGCGCACCGGTGAACCGGCGGGCAACTTCGCGCTCGGCTCGATGGAGAGCACCGCCGCCACACGTCTGCCAGCTTTACTGGCCGCCTATCATCAACGCTATCCTGCGGTGGCGCTGTCGCTGATGACCGGCACTTCCGGTGAAATCATCGAACGGGTGCGCGCCGGTACGCTGGCCGCCGCGATGGTGGATGGCCCGGTGGCTTATGATGAACTGAATGGTTGTGTCTCCTTTCGCGAACAGATGGTGCTGATCTCCAGTGTCGACCATCGTGCGATTCACAGCCCGGCCGATGCCAGCGGCGATACGCTGTTTGCCTTTCGCCACAGCTGTTCCTATCGCCTGCGCTTCGAATCCTGGTTTCGCGAAAGCGGTGTACAGCCCGGCAATGTGATGGAGATTCAATCCTATCACGCGATGATGGCCTGCGTGGCCAGCGGCGCTGGTCTGGCGATGATCCCCTGGTCAGTACTGTCGCAGATGCCGGATCAGCAACGGGTACAGGTGCATCCGTTGCCGCCGCAGTATCGTGACAGCGCCACCTGGCTGATCTGGCGTCGCGACGCCTTTACGCCCAATGTGGAAGCGCTGAAATACCTGATTATTGAGCAGTTCGACGATAAGCCAGAAAGCGCTTAAATCTGGTCCATAATTATCTGACTAAACTATTAAACAGACCAGGCGTTGCCGTCTGGCATGATTGCCAAAAAGAGGAAAATATCCGTGGAAATGATTAAAACAAGGGCAGCCGTCGCCTGGGCGGCTGGTGAGCCACTGAAGATTGAAGAAGTGGATCTGATGCCGCCACAGAAAGGTGAAGTGCTGGTGCGTATCGTGGCGACCGGCGTCTGCCACACCGATGCCTATACCCTCTCCGGTAAAGATCCTGAAGGCGTATTCCCGGCGATCCTCGGTCACGAAGGCGGCGGCATCGTTGAAGCGATTGGCGAAGGCGTCACCAGTGTGGCGGTCGGCGATCATGTGATCCCGCTCTACACCCCGGAATGTGGCGAATGTAAATTCTGTCGCTCCGGCAAAACCAATCTGTGCCAGGCGATCCGCAGTACTCAGGGTAAAGGTCTGATGCCGGACGGCACCACCCGCTTCTTTAAAGACGGTAAGCCGATTTTCCACTATATGGGCACCTCCACCTTCTCTGAGTACACCGTATTGCCGGAGATCTCGCTGGCGAAAATCAACAAAGAAGCGCCACTGGAAGAAGTGTGTCTGCTGGGCTGTGGCGTGACCACCGGTATGGGCGCGGTGATGAACACCGCAAAAGTGAAAGAAGGCGACACCGTGGCGATTTTCGGCCTCGGCGGCATTGGTCTTTCAGCCATTATCGGCGCCACCATGGCGAAAGCCGGTCGCATTATTGCTATCGATATCAATACCAGCAAGTTCGATCTGGCGCGCAAACTGGGTGCAACCGACCTGATTAACCCGAAAGATTACGATAAGCCAATTCAGGATGTGATTGTTGAACTGACTGATGGCGGCGTTGACTTCTCTTTCGAGTGTATCGGCAACGTCAATGTCATGCGTTCTGCGCTGGAGTGCTGCCATAAAGGCTGGGGCGAGTCGGTGATTATTGGTGTGGCCGCGGCCGGTGAAGAGATCTCCACCCGTCCGTTCCAGCTGGTGACCGGTCGCGTATGGCGCGGTTCCGCCTTTGGTGGCGTCAAAGGCCGTTCACAGCTGCCGGGTATTGTTGAGCGTTATATGCAGGGTGAGTTCCAGCTGAACGACTTTATTACCCACACCATGCCGCTGGAGCAGATTAACGAAGCATTTGACCTGATGCATGAAGGTAAATCGATTCGTACCGTGGTGCACTTTAATAAGTAATCAGGAGGATTAATGCCATCCACGCTGGAGTTACTGGAAGAGCATCGCATGTTTGGCGGCTGGCAGCAGCGCTACCGCCATCCGTCATCGACGCTGAACTGCGCGATGACGTTCAGCATTTTTTTGCCGGGTCCGAAGCGCGAGACGCCACCGCCAGTGGTGTGGTTTCTCGCCGGGCTGACCTGTACCGATGAGAACTTCGCCACCAAAGCCGGCGCGCAGCGTGTCGCCGCCGAACTGGGTCTGGTGCTGGTGATGCCGGATACCAGCCCACGCGGTGAAGGCGTGCCAAATGATGACAGCTACGATCTCGGTCAGGGCGCGGGTTTCTATCTGAACGCCACACAGCCGCCGTGGGATCAGCATTTCCGCATGTTCGATTATATTAACGATGAGCTGTCGGCGCTGATTGCGGATAATTTCAATGTCAGCGATCGTCAGGCGATTGCCGGTCATTCGATGGG
This is a stretch of genomic DNA from Winslowiella toletana. It encodes these proteins:
- the yeiB gene encoding DUF418 domain-containing protein YeiB is translated as MQRNITLDFIRGLAVLGILLLNISGFALPSAAYLNPAWRGMPSASDFWTWATLDLFAQIKFLTLFAILFGAGLQMLLPRGKRWLQSRLTWLAIIGFIHAVFFWEGDILLDYAIVGLIAWRMIRDVPSTRSLFHTGALLYLVGVGVLIIFSMISSGEPNSSWLPGAADLQYEAFWKLSGGWLAAQARLDHLSSSLLALGAQYGWQLAGAMMMGGALMRSGWLKGEFSPQHYRRTAWILLSLALLIQLPGIWLQWYLHWDFRWCGFLLQAPRDLAGPLQALGYAALCFAYWPQLAKLKFTHAISCVGRMALTNYLMQTLICTTLFYRFGWFMQLDRLQLLAVVVAVWAINILFSVLWLRYFRQGPLEWLWRKLTALAAGAQPEKSRAG
- the folE gene encoding GTP cyclohydrolase I FolE, with product MTTLSQEAALVHDALLARGLETPLRSPVREMDDETRKRLITGHMTEIMQLLNLDLEDDSLAETPHRIAKMYVDEVFSGLDYANFPKITVIENKMKVDEMVTVRDITLTSTCEHHFVIIDGKATVAYIPKEKVIGLSKINRIVQFFASRPQVQERLTQQILVALQTLLGTSNVAVSIDAVHYCVKARGIRDATSATTTTSLGGLFKSSQNTRQEFLRAVRHS
- a CDS encoding YbfB/YjiJ family MFS transporter; this encodes MALRVALSAFLSLVVAMGIGRFAFTPQVPLMINEHQLSLTSAALVAAFNYLGYLCGSYDAMRASRRVEWRLQGGVWGAVALTLLSACIEGPWWHGVVRFLIGWASGWAMVLVAAWSNEQLLHHGRPGLSAAVFAGPGTGIFISGMLAVLLHALDVSAAYAWGAYGLLALILIALIARNLPRSGQLHRPESAPEPLVLTPRLKRLVLSYSLAGFGYILPATFLSQMAAARFPDSAFAQFVWPIFGGAAVIGIGLGIITRHYSSANTRLAITLWAQALGVFAADLLPGMGGLVIGAVLIGGGFLSVVQLSLQYGRELAPKHARYLAGLLTTGYAIGQLVGPMLSALSTLLTHRLEPALYVAGAGLVVAGLLVVRKGK
- the ptrR gene encoding putrescine utilization regulator PtrR, producing the protein MDLTQLRMFCSVAETGSVARAAEQLHRVPSNLTTRLRQLEQELGTDLFIREKQRLRLSPMGHNFLCYAQRILALSEEALSMTRTGEPAGNFALGSMESTAATRLPALLAAYHQRYPAVALSLMTGTSGEIIERVRAGTLAAAMVDGPVAYDELNGCVSFREQMVLISSVDHRAIHSPADASGDTLFAFRHSCSYRLRFESWFRESGVQPGNVMEIQSYHAMMACVASGAGLAMIPWSVLSQMPDQQRVQVHPLPPQYRDSATWLIWRRDAFTPNVEALKYLIIEQFDDKPESA
- a CDS encoding S-(hydroxymethyl)glutathione dehydrogenase/class III alcohol dehydrogenase — encoded protein: MEMIKTRAAVAWAAGEPLKIEEVDLMPPQKGEVLVRIVATGVCHTDAYTLSGKDPEGVFPAILGHEGGGIVEAIGEGVTSVAVGDHVIPLYTPECGECKFCRSGKTNLCQAIRSTQGKGLMPDGTTRFFKDGKPIFHYMGTSTFSEYTVLPEISLAKINKEAPLEEVCLLGCGVTTGMGAVMNTAKVKEGDTVAIFGLGGIGLSAIIGATMAKAGRIIAIDINTSKFDLARKLGATDLINPKDYDKPIQDVIVELTDGGVDFSFECIGNVNVMRSALECCHKGWGESVIIGVAAAGEEISTRPFQLVTGRVWRGSAFGGVKGRSQLPGIVERYMQGEFQLNDFITHTMPLEQINEAFDLMHEGKSIRTVVHFNK
- the fghA gene encoding S-formylglutathione hydrolase, producing the protein MPSTLELLEEHRMFGGWQQRYRHPSSTLNCAMTFSIFLPGPKRETPPPVVWFLAGLTCTDENFATKAGAQRVAAELGLVLVMPDTSPRGEGVPNDDSYDLGQGAGFYLNATQPPWDQHFRMFDYINDELSALIADNFNVSDRQAIAGHSMGGHGAIMLALRNPGKYTSASAFAPIVNPCQVPWGQKAFSHYLGEDQQNWLEYDSCWLMRQSAPGLPILIDQGDSDQFLADQLHPERLEQVAKETGWPLTVRIQPGYDHSYFFIASFIEDHLRFHAKHLLV